In bacterium, one genomic interval encodes:
- the gdhA gene encoding NADP-specific glutamate dehydrogenase, whose translation MPKTVEEFMQPIEAKHPGEPEFHQAVREVAGSILPILDRHPKFVEERIFETMTEPERIIIFRVPWVDDEGKVQINLGYRVQMNSSIGPYKGGLRFDKSVNLSILKFLAFEQVLKNSLTTMPIGGGKGGADFDPIGKSDREVMRFCQSFMTELVRYIGPDIDVPAGDLGVGTREIGYLFGQYKRVGRAFHGVLTGKGPEWGGSLIRPEATGYGVVYFAGEMLRLKGDGIDGKTCLVSGAGNVAQHTVEKIIQLNGKVIAMSDIRGSIHDRDGIDQEKLEWIKKLVFERRGFLSEYAEKFKCDYYPGKNVWHIPGAQLAFPCATQNELGLDDAKALVSNGVFLVCEGANMPTTLEATRYLQSNGVLFAPGKAANAGGVAVSCLEMAQNAEHMMWPRQEVETRLFEIMTNIHRNVVRTAEEYGRPGNYVDGANIAGFLKVASAMLSQGVV comes from the coding sequence ATGCCCAAAACCGTTGAAGAATTTATGCAGCCCATCGAGGCGAAACATCCGGGCGAGCCGGAGTTTCACCAGGCCGTGCGCGAGGTCGCGGGTTCGATCCTGCCTATACTTGACCGCCACCCGAAGTTCGTCGAAGAGCGGATATTCGAAACTATGACAGAGCCGGAGCGGATCATCATTTTCAGGGTGCCCTGGGTCGACGACGAAGGAAAAGTGCAGATCAACCTCGGCTACCGCGTCCAGATGAACAGCTCGATCGGCCCGTATAAGGGCGGACTGCGGTTTGACAAAAGCGTCAACCTGTCGATCCTCAAGTTCCTGGCGTTCGAGCAGGTGCTCAAGAACTCGCTCACGACGATGCCCATCGGCGGCGGCAAAGGCGGCGCGGACTTCGACCCGATCGGCAAAAGCGATCGAGAGGTTATGCGCTTTTGCCAATCATTTATGACCGAGCTTGTCCGCTACATCGGCCCGGACATTGACGTCCCCGCGGGCGATCTCGGCGTCGGCACGCGGGAAATCGGCTACCTCTTCGGTCAGTACAAGCGCGTCGGACGCGCGTTTCACGGCGTCCTGACCGGCAAAGGGCCGGAATGGGGCGGCAGCCTTATCCGGCCCGAAGCGACGGGCTACGGCGTCGTATATTTCGCCGGCGAAATGCTGCGCTTGAAAGGCGACGGAATCGACGGCAAAACGTGTCTTGTGTCCGGTGCGGGAAACGTGGCCCAGCACACCGTAGAGAAGATCATCCAGCTCAACGGCAAGGTTATCGCGATGAGCGACATCCGCGGCTCCATTCACGACAGGGACGGAATCGACCAAGAAAAGCTCGAATGGATCAAGAAGCTGGTTTTCGAGCGCCGAGGCTTCCTGTCGGAGTATGCGGAAAAATTCAAGTGCGATTATTACCCCGGCAAAAACGTCTGGCATATTCCCGGCGCGCAGCTGGCATTTCCCTGCGCGACGCAGAACGAACTCGGCCTGGACGACGCGAAAGCGCTCGTCTCCAACGGCGTTTTTCTCGTCTGCGAAGGTGCGAACATGCCCACGACGCTTGAAGCGACCCGGTATCTGCAGTCAAACGGAGTCCTTTTCGCACCAGGCAAGGCGGCCAACGCCGGCGGCGTCGCGGTGAGCTGCCTTGAAATGGCGCAAAACGCAGAGCACATGATGTGGCCGCGCCAGGAAGTCGAAACCAGGCTGTTCGAAATAATGACCAACATTCACCGGAACGTCGTCCGCACGGCGGAGGAATACGGCAGGCCCGGCAATTACGTGGACGGGGCCAACAT